One stretch of Methanobacterium sp. Maddingley MBC34 DNA includes these proteins:
- a CDS encoding KH-domain/beta-lactamase-domain protein (PFAM: Metallo-beta-lactamase superfamily; RNA-metabolising metallo-beta-lactamase; Beta-Casp domain~TIGRFAM: arCOG00543 universal archaeal KH-domain/beta-lactamase-domain protein) has protein sequence MGSEIQEIKNTIVQRLPDRVQVAKVEFEGPEVVIYTKNPEIITENGDLIRDLAKDIRKRIIIRSHKTVLTEPEESINRIHSIVPDEAKITNISFDDVTCEVIIEARKPGLVIGKYGATSREIVKRIGWAPKILRTPPISSEIIQRIRRTLRKNSKERKKFLQELGNSIHRPLSMENEWVRLTALGGFREVGRSSIFMQTSNSKILLDCGVNVAGSDDKSSYPYLNVPEFVLDNLDAVIISHAHLDHSGFLPYLFHYGYEGPVYCTTPTRDLMTLLQLDHIDIAHREDSPLPFNVKHVKKSIKHTITLDYGEVTDIAPDIRLTLHNAGHILGSAITHMHIGDGQHNFVYTGDFKYERSRLLEPAVSKFPRIESLVMESTYGGHEDVQPTRNDAEKELIKTIYHTLERKGKILIPVFAVGRAQELMIVLDEYIRHGIIDEVPIYIDGMIWEATAIHTARPEYLSKDLRDQIFHMGRNPFISEVFHKVNGVEERKDIVEGEPAIILSTSGMLTGGNSVEYFKWLCEDERSSLVFVGYQAEGSLGRRLQKGWKEIPLKEEGKTNVYNVKMNIKTIEGFSGHSDRRQLMDYVRRISPKPEKILICHGDNYKTLDLASSIYRSYKIETKTPMNLETVRIQ, from the coding sequence ATGGGTTCAGAGATTCAAGAAATTAAAAACACGATAGTACAAAGATTACCCGACCGCGTTCAAGTGGCAAAAGTGGAATTTGAAGGTCCGGAAGTGGTGATTTACACCAAAAACCCAGAGATAATCACCGAAAACGGTGATCTCATACGGGACCTGGCTAAAGACATTCGAAAACGGATCATCATCCGTTCTCACAAGACCGTGCTCACCGAGCCAGAGGAGTCCATTAACCGCATCCACAGTATCGTCCCTGACGAGGCCAAGATCACCAATATATCCTTCGACGATGTGACCTGCGAAGTTATAATCGAAGCCAGGAAACCAGGACTTGTGATCGGGAAATACGGAGCTACATCCAGAGAAATCGTTAAAAGAATAGGATGGGCCCCCAAAATCCTTCGTACACCACCTATTTCTTCTGAAATAATCCAAAGAATCAGAAGAACACTCCGCAAGAATAGTAAAGAACGGAAAAAGTTCTTACAGGAGTTAGGGAATAGTATCCACCGGCCATTGTCAATGGAAAATGAATGGGTCCGATTAACCGCCCTGGGAGGTTTTCGTGAAGTGGGACGATCCTCAATATTCATGCAAACATCCAACAGCAAAATACTCCTGGATTGTGGAGTTAACGTGGCAGGATCAGACGATAAAAGCTCATATCCCTACCTGAACGTTCCAGAATTTGTCCTGGACAACCTGGATGCAGTTATCATATCCCACGCCCACCTGGACCACTCCGGATTCTTACCCTACCTTTTCCATTACGGCTACGAGGGACCAGTATACTGTACAACCCCCACCAGAGACTTAATGACACTACTACAGCTGGATCATATTGACATAGCTCACAGAGAAGACAGTCCCCTACCATTTAACGTGAAACACGTTAAAAAGAGCATAAAACATACTATAACCCTGGATTATGGGGAAGTTACCGATATAGCCCCAGACATCCGCCTTACATTACACAATGCAGGTCATATTCTGGGTTCGGCCATCACCCATATGCACATTGGAGATGGTCAGCATAACTTCGTCTACACCGGCGACTTCAAATATGAACGAAGCAGACTCCTGGAACCAGCTGTTTCCAAATTCCCACGTATAGAATCACTGGTAATGGAAAGTACCTACGGAGGTCACGAGGATGTGCAGCCCACCCGGAACGATGCCGAGAAAGAGCTCATAAAAACCATCTACCACACCCTGGAAAGAAAGGGTAAAATACTGATCCCTGTTTTCGCAGTGGGAAGGGCACAGGAATTAATGATTGTCCTGGATGAGTACATACGCCACGGTATCATTGATGAAGTACCCATCTACATTGACGGTATGATCTGGGAGGCCACCGCCATACACACCGCCAGACCAGAGTACCTCAGCAAAGACCTTCGGGACCAGATATTCCATATGGGCCGTAATCCATTCATTTCGGAGGTTTTCCACAAAGTTAACGGAGTAGAGGAACGAAAAGATATTGTAGAAGGCGAACCCGCAATCATACTCTCCACATCCGGTATGTTAACCGGTGGAAATTCCGTGGAATACTTCAAATGGTTATGTGAAGACGAACGTAGCTCACTGGTCTTTGTGGGATACCAGGCAGAAGGTTCACTGGGACGCAGACTGCAGAAAGGCTGGAAAGAAATACCCCTTAAAGAAGAGGGTAAAACCAACGTTTATAACGTCAAAATGAATATTAAAACCATTGAAGGGTTCAGTGGACACTCTGACCGCAGGCAGCTCATGGACTACGTGCGCCGAATAAGTCCCAAACCAGAGAAAATCTTAATCTGCCATGGAGACAACTACAAAACCCTGGATCTGGCCAGCAGCATCTACCGTAGTTATAAGATCGAAACCAAAACTCCTATGAACCTGGAGACTGTGAGGATACAGTAA
- a CDS encoding nitroreductase (PFAM: Nitroreductase family) translates to MEIFETISQRRSIRRFKKEDIHESLILKIIQAGVWAPSAGNLQSWELVLVKNPQSREKLSEAAYMRDFISQAPVVMVPCVNLRVSGAIYGNRGVELYSIQDVSCAVENMLLMAHALGLGACWVGAFDEQQVTNLLGTPSYVRPVALVPMGYPDEKPYPPPRRDLDDFLHYEIY, encoded by the coding sequence ATGGAAATTTTCGAGACCATAAGTCAAAGAAGAAGTATCAGACGGTTTAAAAAAGAAGACATCCATGAATCTCTAATTTTGAAGATAATTCAAGCCGGTGTCTGGGCACCTTCAGCAGGGAACCTGCAGAGTTGGGAATTGGTGCTGGTTAAAAATCCCCAAAGCAGGGAAAAACTCTCTGAAGCAGCATATATGCGTGATTTTATATCCCAAGCCCCGGTGGTAATGGTTCCATGTGTTAATCTGCGTGTTTCTGGTGCTATTTATGGCAATAGGGGTGTGGAACTTTACTCAATACAGGATGTTTCTTGTGCTGTCGAGAACATGCTCCTTATGGCTCATGCCCTAGGTTTGGGTGCTTGCTGGGTAGGTGCCTTTGATGAACAACAAGTAACCAACTTACTGGGTACTCCATCTTATGTAAGGCCAGTGGCATTGGTTCCCATGGGTTATCCTGATGAAAAACCATATCCTCCTCCTAGAAGGGATTTAGATGATTTTTTACATTATGAAATATATTAA
- a CDS encoding malate/lactate dehydrogenase (PFAM: Malate/L-lactate dehydrogenase) → MKITPEQELSFIIDILTHLDVPAEQASIIAEVTLDADLKGFTSHGIGRFPQYIKGMEVGTIKAQTEITVEKESAATALVNGNHGFGHVVTYKSMEMAIQKAKEAGIGMVGIHNSNHFGVAGYYSDMAIMEDLIGIVIANTEPAVAPIGGKEPILGTNPLAIGIPSGSHYVSVDMATSASARGKLMESKRKGESIPPNVALDADGAPTTDPVEALKGSILPFGAHKGYALSFMIEIMAGPLVNASYGKSVTGTANPEVTCTKGDLIAAIDPSKFVDMDDFKRDVDEFVAEIKATPNVMIPGDFEVMNVKRHQEEGIPLDETLLNQLREISANLDVDVADILGE, encoded by the coding sequence ATGAAAATTACTCCAGAACAGGAATTATCCTTTATTATTGATATTCTAACTCATTTGGATGTGCCAGCAGAACAAGCATCCATAATTGCCGAAGTAACCCTGGACGCAGACCTTAAGGGTTTCACATCCCACGGGATTGGCAGGTTCCCCCAGTACATTAAAGGAATGGAAGTTGGCACCATCAAAGCCCAAACCGAAATAACTGTGGAGAAAGAAAGCGCAGCCACGGCCCTGGTAAACGGTAATCATGGATTCGGGCACGTTGTGACCTACAAAAGTATGGAAATGGCCATCCAGAAAGCTAAAGAAGCAGGAATAGGTATGGTGGGTATTCACAACTCCAACCACTTTGGAGTGGCTGGTTATTACTCAGACATGGCCATTATGGAGGATTTAATAGGTATTGTAATTGCCAACACCGAACCCGCCGTGGCCCCTATTGGAGGGAAAGAACCCATACTGGGAACTAACCCCCTGGCCATAGGCATACCTTCAGGTAGTCACTACGTATCAGTGGACATGGCCACCTCAGCATCAGCCCGGGGAAAACTCATGGAATCCAAACGTAAAGGAGAATCCATACCCCCAAACGTGGCCCTGGATGCTGATGGAGCCCCAACCACCGATCCTGTGGAAGCCCTTAAAGGGTCCATACTACCATTCGGAGCCCACAAAGGATACGCTCTGTCATTCATGATTGAAATAATGGCAGGACCCCTGGTAAATGCATCTTATGGTAAATCAGTCACTGGAACAGCTAACCCTGAGGTTACCTGCACCAAAGGAGACCTTATTGCAGCTATAGACCCCTCCAAGTTTGTGGATATGGATGACTTTAAAAGAGATGTTGATGAATTCGTAGCTGAAATTAAAGCCACACCCAATGTAATGATACCCGGGGATTTCGAAGTCATGAATGTTAAACGCCACCAGGAAGAAGGAATACCCCTGGATGAAACCCTCTTAAATCAATTACGAGAAATATCTGCAAATCTGGATGTGGATGTTGCAGATATACTGGGAGAATAA
- a CDS encoding PAS domain S-box (PFAM: Histidine kinase; Histidine kinase-, DNA gyrase B-, and HSP90-like ATPase; Response regulator receiver domain; PAS fold~TIGRFAM: PAS domain S-box), producing MGMVGFLSVAKILVVEDEGLTAMELQRKLKTWGYDVPSFAFSRKEAVKKAKEIKPDLILMDVMLKGQGDGIDAAQEIKSIQDIPIIYLTAYGDVKTRKRAEVTNPTAYIIKPFEENELQDKIETALSEHRLEKKLFDIGQGLDNKLKDFGVIVIDLEGVIKYINPFASDLTGFSEEEMVYKKMAEVLSIGEIKDSDDIRKYLNEFIANENTSFTSKSILKHKSGNNIHIEYTISSISGENQGSVGASIIFQDVSQQVKDEKSLIEREQKFRNIYSESLATEIFDANGKLLDANPACISLFGVASVDQLKRFNLFEDFKLDSEEVERLKKGSKVLFDSKLDWKKLKELEFGKITEKEVLYLNIHIKPLKLGGLRDGYLVQFQDITGHRKLEESLKNTGERYLKILKALDHVLIAYDADLKCVYSNNWNKELLGVETDDVIGKSLPDSMKSLWDAEIELNCRRTLETGDQFNTVKRFTKNKKPLCIEIKVHKIFEGLIVILKDVTSTKKIEDDLKRNEELYRSVVGDQSEIICRFNKDLELTFANESYYKFFGLNNDCNSVFSLSDEDMDKMKVQLQSFNVEEPMKIFEGPMKMLNGDLRWWQWVTLAKYDEKGHIDEYQSVGRDVTQHHMEMEELQNNINNLRSSIKDKNNELNFIKKSFESQIEEENQKISSLEKLNADMDNKFKKTVQELKETIKNQKDELNIFQNHESSLKENMKLLEDELKSRNADFEESCRALDAEINIRQKSEEKLEKKSLDLEMQVKQTKEALSTISNLEKEIKDITSSKNSLDQLREQLENELDNNHKQLENITKDLDIERSKLTNAEKVIQETKKGLADKENEIIQLQSDFQEELSNLQKAELLTQKSLEEKEKILKNVYSGVKTNMQMISSLNRLHSEYVIEEMVNKLKDGRSYLRSFGMVHEKLYQSPDLENVNLREYLDSILDDISRSHGANNVDIIIKTDDINLNMEMTVLSGLLISELVINSLKHGFPGDMKGKIMVQVECDDKDIVIKVSDDGIGIPSHISLESDDSFGLKLVKTFVEQSEGSIELKRDNGTSFIIKIPKT from the coding sequence ATGGGGATGGTGGGGTTTTTGTCGGTTGCAAAGATTTTAGTGGTGGAGGATGAGGGGCTCACTGCAATGGAGCTCCAGAGAAAACTAAAAACCTGGGGGTATGATGTTCCTTCATTTGCTTTTTCACGTAAGGAAGCTGTTAAAAAAGCTAAGGAAATAAAACCAGATCTAATTTTGATGGATGTGATGCTTAAAGGGCAGGGTGATGGGATAGATGCTGCCCAGGAAATTAAAAGTATTCAGGACATTCCTATAATTTATTTAACAGCTTATGGTGATGTAAAAACCCGTAAAAGGGCTGAAGTTACCAACCCCACTGCCTACATAATCAAACCATTTGAAGAAAATGAATTGCAGGATAAGATTGAAACTGCACTATCTGAACATAGACTCGAAAAAAAGCTATTTGACATTGGTCAAGGTCTTGATAACAAATTGAAAGATTTTGGAGTCATAGTAATTGATTTAGAAGGAGTTATAAAATATATAAATCCATTTGCTTCTGATTTAACTGGTTTTAGTGAAGAAGAGATGGTTTACAAAAAAATGGCTGAAGTATTATCCATTGGGGAAATTAAAGATAGCGATGATATCCGAAAGTATTTAAATGAATTCATTGCAAATGAAAATACTTCATTCACGTCTAAATCCATATTAAAGCATAAATCTGGCAATAATATACATATTGAGTACACTATTTCCTCTATTAGTGGAGAAAATCAAGGATCCGTGGGAGCTAGCATCATATTCCAGGATGTAAGCCAGCAAGTAAAAGATGAAAAATCACTCATTGAGAGGGAACAGAAGTTCAGGAATATTTATTCCGAGTCCCTGGCAACGGAGATATTTGATGCAAACGGAAAATTATTAGATGCCAACCCAGCATGCATCAGTCTTTTTGGTGTCGCTAGTGTTGATCAGCTTAAAAGATTCAACCTTTTTGAAGATTTCAAACTAGATTCTGAAGAAGTTGAAAGACTTAAAAAAGGTTCAAAGGTTCTTTTTGATTCTAAATTGGACTGGAAAAAATTAAAAGAGCTGGAATTCGGTAAAATAACCGAAAAAGAAGTTTTATATCTAAATATTCATATAAAGCCTTTGAAACTGGGTGGACTCCGGGATGGTTATCTGGTTCAGTTCCAGGACATTACTGGCCATCGAAAACTTGAAGAATCTCTTAAAAATACTGGTGAAAGGTATTTAAAAATTTTAAAAGCATTAGATCATGTATTAATAGCTTATGATGCTGATTTGAAATGTGTTTACTCTAATAACTGGAATAAAGAACTTTTGGGGGTTGAAACAGATGATGTTATTGGAAAATCCCTTCCGGATTCTATGAAATCACTATGGGATGCGGAAATAGAGTTAAACTGCAGGAGAACCTTAGAAACAGGAGACCAGTTTAACACTGTTAAAAGATTCACAAAGAACAAAAAACCATTATGCATTGAGATAAAAGTCCATAAAATATTCGAAGGTTTAATTGTCATTTTAAAAGATGTAACTTCTACTAAAAAAATAGAAGATGATCTTAAAAGGAATGAAGAACTGTATCGTTCCGTGGTTGGTGATCAAAGTGAAATTATATGCAGGTTCAACAAGGATTTAGAACTTACCTTTGCTAATGAGTCTTATTATAAATTTTTTGGGTTAAATAATGACTGTAATTCGGTATTTTCATTATCTGATGAAGATATGGATAAGATGAAAGTTCAACTGCAATCCTTTAATGTGGAAGAACCCATGAAAATCTTTGAGGGCCCAATGAAAATGCTCAATGGGGACTTAAGATGGTGGCAGTGGGTTACATTGGCCAAATATGATGAAAAGGGGCATATTGATGAGTACCAGTCAGTGGGGCGTGATGTCACGCAGCACCATATGGAAATGGAAGAACTTCAAAACAACATCAATAATCTACGATCTTCAATAAAAGACAAAAACAACGAATTAAATTTCATTAAAAAATCATTCGAATCCCAAATAGAAGAAGAAAATCAAAAAATAAGTTCCCTTGAAAAATTAAATGCGGATATGGATAATAAATTCAAAAAAACAGTTCAGGAACTCAAGGAAACAATAAAAAATCAGAAAGATGAGTTAAATATTTTCCAGAATCATGAGTCATCACTTAAGGAAAATATGAAACTTCTTGAAGATGAGCTAAAAAGCAGAAACGCTGATTTTGAGGAGTCATGCAGGGCTTTAGATGCAGAAATCAATATTCGCCAAAAATCTGAGGAAAAACTGGAGAAAAAATCTCTTGATCTTGAAATGCAGGTGAAACAGACAAAAGAAGCATTATCTACCATCAGTAATTTAGAAAAAGAAATTAAGGATATTACCAGTTCAAAAAATTCTTTAGACCAATTAAGGGAGCAATTGGAAAATGAATTGGATAACAACCACAAACAACTGGAAAACATCACCAAAGATTTAGATATAGAAAGATCAAAGCTTACTAATGCGGAAAAAGTCATTCAAGAGACCAAGAAAGGCCTCGCGGATAAAGAAAACGAAATCATTCAACTTCAAAGTGATTTCCAGGAAGAATTATCCAATCTCCAAAAGGCAGAACTACTCACCCAAAAATCCCTTGAGGAAAAGGAAAAAATCCTTAAAAACGTGTATAGTGGGGTTAAAACAAACATGCAGATGATATCCAGCCTTAACCGGCTGCATTCAGAGTATGTTATTGAAGAGATGGTGAACAAACTCAAGGATGGTCGCAGTTATCTCCGGTCTTTCGGGATGGTACACGAAAAATTATACCAATCTCCGGACCTGGAAAACGTAAACCTACGAGAATACCTTGATAGCATATTAGATGATATTTCCCGCTCCCACGGGGCAAATAATGTGGACATAATCATAAAAACTGATGATATAAATTTGAACATGGAAATGACAGTATTATCTGGTCTTTTAATAAGCGAACTGGTGATCAACTCCCTGAAACACGGGTTCCCCGGGGACATGAAAGGAAAGATTATGGTGCAAGTAGAGTGCGATGATAAGGATATAGTAATTAAAGTTTCAGATGATGGTATTGGAATTCCATCCCACATATCACTTGAATCAGATGATTCATTTGGTTTAAAACTTGTTAAAACTTTTGTAGAACAATCTGAAGGTTCTATAGAACTTAAAAGGGATAATGGTACAAGTTTCATTATTAAAATTCCAAAAACATAA
- a CDS encoding phosphoribosylformylglycinamidine cyclo-ligase (PFAM: AIR synthase related protein, N-terminal domain; AIR synthase related protein, C-terminal domain~TIGRFAM: phosphoribosylaminoimidazole synthetase), translating into MFNQITLYNTHELYFILNHLVIKLVTYSESGVDIDLEEVTVSALTQKLKETLQYQDIITESGHFAALVRLGNQGLAMSTDGVGSKILVAELMEKYDTVGIDCVAMVVNDLICVGARPLAMVDYLAVEKPDPEAAGQIAEGLAEGCRQANVAMIGGETASLPEIVRNFDLAATGIGLVDLDKVVAGAKIQDGDVILGLESSGIHSNGLSLARRVFFEEAGLKVDEALPTDENITVGEALLKPTRIYVNAIMDLLENVEVHGLAHITGGGFTNLKRLKKGVSYCIDDLPSPQPIFEFIASQGVEVEEMYRVFNMGIGFAVILPPEKVTEALKIIGKYHPIHVIGTVVEDPEEKVEVKTFQGGWVKL; encoded by the coding sequence ATGTTTAATCAAATAACGTTATACAATACTCACGAATTATATTTTATTTTAAATCATCTGGTGATCAAATTGGTAACTTATTCAGAATCAGGGGTAGACATCGACCTGGAAGAGGTCACAGTCTCTGCCCTCACTCAAAAACTAAAAGAAACTCTACAATATCAGGATATTATAACTGAAAGCGGTCATTTCGCCGCCCTGGTCCGCCTGGGTAACCAGGGCCTGGCCATGAGCACTGACGGAGTGGGAAGCAAGATCCTGGTGGCGGAACTCATGGAAAAATACGATACTGTAGGCATCGACTGTGTGGCCATGGTAGTTAACGACCTTATCTGTGTGGGAGCCCGTCCCCTGGCCATGGTAGACTACCTGGCAGTTGAAAAACCAGACCCAGAAGCAGCAGGTCAGATCGCAGAAGGGCTTGCTGAAGGATGCCGCCAGGCCAACGTGGCCATGATTGGAGGAGAAACAGCATCATTACCCGAGATAGTACGGAACTTTGACCTGGCTGCCACTGGCATTGGACTGGTGGACCTGGATAAAGTTGTCGCCGGTGCAAAAATCCAGGACGGCGACGTTATTCTGGGTCTTGAAAGCAGCGGGATTCACAGTAACGGACTGAGCCTTGCACGTCGTGTGTTCTTTGAAGAAGCAGGTCTAAAGGTGGATGAAGCTCTCCCAACTGATGAAAACATCACTGTGGGAGAAGCACTCCTGAAACCAACCCGTATTTATGTAAATGCAATCATGGACCTCCTGGAAAATGTTGAAGTCCATGGTCTGGCCCATATAACTGGAGGAGGATTCACCAACCTCAAAAGACTTAAAAAAGGAGTAAGTTACTGTATTGATGACCTCCCATCACCCCAACCAATATTTGAGTTCATAGCATCTCAGGGAGTGGAAGTTGAGGAGATGTATCGTGTTTTCAATATGGGTATTGGATTTGCGGTTATTTTACCCCCAGAAAAGGTAACAGAAGCCCTTAAAATCATTGGTAAATATCATCCCATCCATGTCATCGGAACGGTTGTTGAAGACCCTGAGGAAAAAGTTGAAGTTAAAACCTTCCAGGGAGGATGGGTAAAACTTTAA
- a CDS encoding PAS domain S-box (PFAM: Response regulator receiver domain; PAS fold~TIGRFAM: PAS domain S-box) codes for MLKGYTMSEKSKILVVEDEALTGMELQKKLVLWGYDVVDIVSSGEEAVKKALELEPDLILMDILLKGCMNGIDAAKVIRKNKEIPIIYLTAYCNSETFQGAKITQPQAYLIKPFDENELKFAIEMAFYGHQSRLNLKKSENHYRILAESAQDMIFIINKDLLVDYVNESSIKHLKLRKEEIIGKPVQNIFSKQAFDMQIKALQNVFRTGNSMRAKNQFIFSNCQLWLDTRLKPLKNDKGEIYAVMGVSREITENNIPQNQKDKLKIEPDSG; via the coding sequence ATGCTTAAGGGATATACTATGTCAGAAAAGTCCAAGATTTTGGTGGTTGAGGATGAAGCCCTCACTGGAATGGAACTCCAGAAAAAACTGGTTTTATGGGGTTACGATGTGGTGGACATAGTTTCCTCTGGGGAAGAAGCGGTTAAAAAGGCATTGGAACTGGAACCTGACCTTATTTTAATGGACATTCTACTCAAAGGTTGTATGAATGGAATAGATGCTGCTAAAGTTATTCGGAAAAATAAGGAAATCCCCATTATCTATTTGACTGCCTACTGTAATTCTGAAACTTTCCAGGGTGCCAAGATCACCCAACCTCAGGCCTACCTGATTAAACCCTTTGATGAAAACGAGCTGAAATTTGCCATTGAAATGGCTTTTTATGGTCACCAATCCAGGTTAAACTTGAAAAAAAGTGAAAATCACTACCGGATTCTTGCCGAAAGTGCTCAAGACATGATATTCATCATAAATAAAGATTTACTGGTGGATTATGTTAATGAATCTTCAATAAAGCATCTGAAACTCCGTAAAGAAGAAATTATTGGCAAACCAGTGCAAAATATTTTCTCAAAACAGGCTTTTGACATGCAGATAAAGGCACTACAAAATGTATTCCGCACTGGAAATTCAATGCGTGCTAAAAACCAGTTTATATTTTCAAACTGCCAGTTATGGCTGGACACCCGGTTGAAACCCCTGAAAAATGATAAAGGTGAAATTTACGCGGTTATGGGAGTTTCAAGGGAAATCACTGAAAATAATATCCCGCAAAATCAGAAAGATAAATTGAAAATAGAGCCTGATTCAGGGTAA
- a CDS encoding proteasome endopeptidase complex, archaeal, beta subunit (PFAM: Proteasome subunit~TIGRFAM: proteasome endopeptidase complex, archaeal, beta subunit) → MNDENRLKGTTTVGLTCKDGVVFATETRATMGNLIAHKVADKIFKIDDHIGTTIAGAVSDAQSLMKYIRAEVALFRLRNGKRINVEAAATLTSNILHSSRGYPFYVQTLLGGVDDKGPALYSLDPTGGVIKDLMISTGSGSPVAYGVLEDRYSEDLYVEEGIDVAIRAIKSAMERDAYSGNSILVATITEAEGFKKLSEEEVKAKIKEL, encoded by the coding sequence ATGAATGATGAAAATCGACTTAAAGGCACTACAACTGTTGGTTTAACCTGTAAAGACGGAGTTGTTTTTGCTACCGAAACGAGAGCTACCATGGGAAACCTCATAGCCCACAAAGTAGCCGACAAGATCTTCAAAATAGATGATCACATTGGAACCACCATTGCTGGTGCAGTTTCAGATGCCCAGAGCCTGATGAAGTACATCAGAGCAGAAGTGGCACTTTTCAGACTCCGAAATGGTAAACGAATCAATGTAGAAGCCGCAGCCACCCTCACCTCCAACATCTTACACTCATCAAGAGGTTATCCATTCTACGTTCAGACACTCCTGGGAGGGGTGGATGATAAAGGCCCTGCCCTTTACTCCCTGGATCCCACAGGAGGAGTTATTAAGGATCTCATGATATCCACTGGCTCTGGTTCACCCGTAGCCTATGGTGTCCTTGAAGATCGTTACAGTGAAGATCTCTACGTGGAAGAAGGCATAGATGTGGCCATTCGGGCCATTAAATCTGCAATGGAGAGGGATGCATATTCTGGCAATTCAATCCTGGTGGCTACCATTACCGAAGCAGAAGGATTTAAAAAATTATCCGAGGAAGAAGTTAAGGCGAAAATAAAGGAACTTTAA
- a CDS encoding putative methyltransferase (PFAM: Met-10+ like-protein), which translates to MIMKGKVIGDILVLKNHVDNPQELLNIPGVNRVVRLGRIKGLQREPDVEIILGEGTETVHRENHCQYKLDVARIMWSKGNTTERKRMGQLVRPGETVVDLFAGIGYFTIPMAVHADPLKIYAVEINPVAHGYLLENIEINHVQDVVEPILGNCRDVAPRNIADRVLMGYIGNTEEYLDVAMEVIKDEGIIHYHESVPDKLKYIRPADRVKKAANDFDVDILNQRIIKQYSPGVYHMVVDAKIYKN; encoded by the coding sequence ATGATCATGAAAGGTAAGGTAATAGGTGACATTCTGGTTTTGAAAAATCATGTGGATAATCCTCAGGAACTTCTGAATATTCCCGGGGTAAATCGGGTGGTACGCCTGGGTAGGATAAAGGGGCTCCAGAGGGAACCTGATGTGGAAATAATTTTGGGCGAGGGCACAGAAACGGTTCACCGGGAAAATCATTGTCAGTATAAACTGGATGTTGCCAGGATAATGTGGTCCAAGGGTAACACTACAGAAAGAAAGAGGATGGGTCAGTTAGTCCGCCCAGGGGAGACTGTGGTTGATTTGTTTGCAGGAATTGGTTATTTCACCATACCCATGGCAGTGCATGCAGATCCCCTGAAAATCTATGCCGTGGAGATAAACCCGGTTGCCCATGGCTACCTCTTGGAAAACATAGAAATTAACCATGTTCAGGACGTGGTTGAGCCTATTCTGGGTAACTGCAGGGATGTAGCACCACGAAATATTGCAGACAGGGTTCTAATGGGCTACATTGGCAATACTGAGGAGTATCTTGACGTGGCAATGGAAGTAATAAAGGATGAAGGGATCATTCATTACCATGAGTCTGTTCCGGATAAATTAAAATATATAAGACCTGCAGATAGGGTTAAAAAAGCTGCCAATGATTTTGATGTGGATATATTGAACCAGAGGATTATAAAACAGTATTCTCCAGGGGTTTACCATATGGTGGTTGATGCAAAGATCTATAAAAATTAA